One genomic region from Bacillus aquiflavi encodes:
- a CDS encoding UPF0223 family protein produces MKNKAFNRKEYDYPIDDDWSTAEIIDVIYFFQCVEASYEKGIARDKILSAYRRLKEIVPSKAEEKKLNDQFEQLSGYSPYKTMKRAKEKECGRFFQMHE; encoded by the coding sequence ATGAAAAACAAGGCGTTTAACCGAAAAGAATATGACTATCCAATTGACGATGATTGGTCGACAGCAGAAATAATTGATGTAATTTATTTTTTCCAATGTGTAGAAGCATCGTATGAAAAAGGAATAGCGCGTGACAAAATATTAAGCGCTTACCGGCGTCTTAAAGAAATTGTCCCTAGCAAAGCTGAAGAAAAGAAATTAAATGATCAATTTGAGCAGTTAAGCGGTTATTCCCCTTATAAAACGATGAAACGGGCAAAAGAGAAAGAGTGTGGTCGTTTTTTCCAAATGCATGAGTAA
- a CDS encoding YktB family protein: protein MSISPFTKTDFEVFYINGLEERMEALKQHIRPKLEELGRHFAPSLSVLTGDELFPHVAKHARRTKNPPNDTWVAFSSNPRGYKMLPHFQIGLWGSHLFIWFAVIYEAAKKEKFGQLLHNNVLEIMKDIPDDFVWSPDHTKPEAKLHGDLSKKDFIAMFARLQTVKKAEILCGYHIPKLQAIQMDASELIEKIDFVFKKLIPLYRLSFNNN from the coding sequence ATGTCAATTTCTCCTTTTACGAAGACTGATTTTGAAGTTTTTTATATCAATGGTTTGGAGGAGCGAATGGAGGCATTGAAACAGCACATTCGTCCTAAATTAGAAGAACTGGGGCGACATTTTGCTCCTAGTCTATCCGTATTAACTGGAGACGAACTATTTCCGCATGTTGCAAAACATGCAAGACGAACAAAAAATCCACCTAATGATACATGGGTAGCTTTTTCAAGCAACCCTCGCGGTTACAAAATGCTGCCTCATTTTCAAATTGGGCTATGGGGGTCTCATTTATTTATTTGGTTTGCAGTTATTTATGAAGCTGCAAAAAAAGAGAAATTCGGTCAATTATTACATAACAATGTACTGGAAATTATGAAAGACATTCCTGATGACTTTGTCTGGTCTCCTGACCATACAAAACCAGAAGCTAAATTACACGGGGATTTATCAAAAAAAGATTTTATCGCAATGTTTGCCAGGTTACAAACTGTAAAAAAAGCAGAAATATTGTGCGGTTATCACATACCTAAGCTGCAAGCGATTCAGATGGATGCTAGTGAGTTAATCGAGAAAATTGATTTTGTATTTAAAAAATTAATTCCTTTGTACCGTTTATCATTTAATAATAATTAA
- a CDS encoding inositol monophosphatase family protein encodes MALKWNEIESYAKDWVKEAGESIKASFQKKLTVQTKSNENDLVTNMDKETEQFFIGKIRNTFPEHRIMGEEEEHDQLTDLKGVIWIIDPIDGTMNFIHQQRNFAISIGIYENGIGKIGLIYDVVHDELYCGIKGRGAYVNETKLPKLNGVAVKKAIVGVNATWVTENDKIDPAILGRLVKDVRGTRSYGSAAIEMAYVATGRVDAYISLRLAPWDYAAGAIIVEELGGVITKLTGAPINLLEKSSILVAKPDLHKEIIDHYVTNFKEQTK; translated from the coding sequence ATCGCATTGAAATGGAACGAAATTGAATCTTACGCAAAAGATTGGGTAAAAGAAGCAGGTGAAAGCATTAAAGCATCATTCCAAAAAAAATTAACTGTGCAAACGAAATCAAATGAAAATGATCTTGTTACGAATATGGATAAAGAAACAGAACAGTTTTTTATTGGGAAAATAAGGAACACTTTCCCTGAACATCGAATTATGGGGGAGGAAGAGGAGCATGATCAATTAACTGATTTAAAGGGAGTTATTTGGATTATAGACCCGATTGACGGAACAATGAATTTTATTCATCAACAACGGAACTTTGCTATCTCAATTGGAATTTATGAAAATGGGATCGGAAAAATTGGACTGATTTATGATGTTGTCCATGATGAATTGTATTGTGGGATAAAAGGAAGAGGAGCTTATGTAAATGAAACAAAGCTGCCAAAACTAAACGGTGTCGCGGTAAAAAAAGCGATTGTTGGTGTAAATGCGACTTGGGTTACTGAAAATGATAAAATTGATCCTGCTATATTAGGAAGATTAGTTAAAGATGTGCGAGGAACACGTTCATATGGATCAGCAGCTATTGAAATGGCATACGTAGCCACTGGAAGAGTAGATGCATACATTTCTCTTCGTCTTGCTCCTTGGGATTATGCTGCCGGGGCTATTATTGTTGAAGAATTGGGTGGCGTCATAACAAAATTAACGGGCGCACCTATAAATTTATTAGAAAAAAGCTCAATACTAGTAGCAAAACCCGACCTGCATAAGGAAATTATTGATCATTATGTAACGAATTTTAAAGAACAAACAAAATAA
- a CDS encoding YlaF family protein has translation MKQIKWVFVLYAVAAAVSIGGIGVAIAERSILGILSCIIAVIVVMGLGFKTKRKMRENGQL, from the coding sequence TTGAAACAAATTAAATGGGTATTTGTATTATATGCAGTCGCCGCAGCAGTCAGTATAGGAGGTATTGGAGTTGCCATAGCCGAAAGAAGTATTCTTGGTATTTTAAGCTGTATCATTGCTGTTATAGTCGTAATGGGACTTGGATTTAAAACAAAGCGAAAAATGCGTGAAAATGGACAGCTTTAA
- the typA gene encoding translational GTPase TypA: MKYRQDIRNIAIIAHVDHGKTTLVDQLLKQSGTFRSNEHVEDRAMDSNEIERERGITILAKNTAIFYKDTKINILDTPGHADFGGEVERILKMVDGVLLIVDAFEGCMPQTRFVLKKALEENLTPIVVVNKIDRDAARPEEVIDEVLDLFIELGANEEQLEFPVIYASGINGTASKDPLKQEENMQTLFDAIIEHIPAPTDNREQGLQFQVALLDYNDYVGRIGIGRIFRGTMKVGQQVALMKLDGTVKQFRVTKLFGFFGLKRQEIKEAFAGDLVAVSGMEDINVGETVCPIEHQEPLTPLRIDEPTLQMTFLVNNSPFAGREGKYITSRKIEERLNNQLQTDVSLRVKNTDSPDAWIVSGRGELHLSILIENMRREGFELQVSKPEVIVKEIDGMRCEPVERVQIDIPEEFTGGVMESIGERKGELIDMVNNGNGQVRLTFMIPARGLIGYTTEFMTLTHGYGILNHSFDSYKPMQAGQVGGRRQGVLVSIETGKVSTYGIIQVEDRGTIFVEPGTEIYEGMIVGEHNRENDLGVNITKLKQMTNMRSATKDQTQSMKKPRIMTLEEALEYLNDDEYCEVTPQSIRLRKKILNKSEREKVAKKKKYESLN; this comes from the coding sequence TTGAAATATAGACAAGATATACGAAACATTGCTATTATTGCACACGTTGATCATGGTAAAACAACATTAGTAGACCAGCTATTAAAGCAATCTGGAACATTTCGTTCTAATGAACATGTCGAAGATCGTGCTATGGATTCAAATGAAATTGAGCGTGAACGTGGGATTACCATTTTAGCAAAAAATACTGCTATTTTTTATAAAGATACAAAAATCAATATTCTTGATACACCTGGCCATGCTGATTTTGGTGGTGAAGTTGAGCGAATTTTGAAGATGGTTGATGGCGTATTATTAATCGTCGATGCTTTTGAAGGCTGTATGCCGCAAACGCGTTTTGTATTAAAAAAAGCATTAGAAGAGAATTTAACTCCGATCGTTGTCGTAAATAAAATTGATCGTGATGCTGCTCGTCCAGAAGAGGTTATCGATGAGGTGCTTGATTTATTTATTGAACTTGGTGCAAATGAGGAGCAGCTTGAGTTTCCGGTTATATATGCTTCTGGAATAAATGGGACAGCTAGCAAGGATCCTCTTAAACAAGAAGAAAATATGCAAACGCTATTTGATGCGATCATTGAACATATTCCTGCTCCAACTGATAATCGTGAGCAAGGTCTTCAATTTCAAGTTGCTTTATTGGATTATAATGATTATGTTGGTAGAATTGGTATTGGGAGAATTTTTAGAGGAACGATGAAAGTTGGCCAACAAGTAGCATTAATGAAATTAGACGGAACAGTGAAGCAATTTCGTGTAACAAAATTGTTTGGGTTTTTTGGCTTAAAACGTCAGGAAATTAAAGAAGCTTTTGCAGGAGATCTCGTCGCTGTTTCAGGAATGGAGGATATTAATGTCGGTGAGACTGTCTGTCCAATCGAACATCAAGAACCGTTAACACCTCTTCGAATTGATGAACCAACTTTACAAATGACTTTTCTCGTAAATAATAGTCCGTTTGCAGGTAGGGAAGGGAAATATATTACATCTAGGAAAATAGAAGAAAGATTAAACAACCAATTACAAACAGATGTCAGTCTGAGAGTTAAAAATACCGATTCGCCTGATGCTTGGATTGTTTCAGGCCGTGGAGAACTCCATTTATCAATTTTGATAGAAAACATGCGTCGCGAAGGTTTTGAACTTCAAGTATCAAAACCTGAAGTGATTGTTAAGGAAATTGATGGTATGCGCTGTGAACCGGTTGAACGAGTTCAAATTGATATCCCTGAGGAGTTTACGGGAGGAGTCATGGAGTCAATTGGTGAGCGAAAAGGTGAATTAATTGATATGGTGAATAACGGAAATGGACAAGTGCGCCTTACTTTTATGATTCCTGCACGGGGGTTAATCGGTTATACAACTGAGTTTATGACATTAACTCATGGATATGGAATCTTGAATCATTCCTTTGATAGCTATAAGCCGATGCAGGCTGGACAAGTCGGCGGGAGACGCCAAGGGGTTCTCGTGTCTATAGAGACAGGGAAGGTTTCAACATATGGAATTATCCAAGTAGAAGATAGAGGAACTATTTTTGTTGAACCAGGCACTGAAATTTATGAAGGCATGATAGTCGGTGAACATAATCGTGAAAATGACTTAGGTGTCAATATAACGAAGTTAAAGCAAATGACAAACATGCGATCAGCAACAAAAGATCAAACTCAATCAATGAAAAAGCCTCGGATTATGACGCTTGAGGAAGCGCTCGAATATTTAAATGATGATGAGTATTGTGAAGTAACACCACAATCTATACGTCTTCGTAAGAAAATTTTAAATAAAAGTGAACGGGAGAAAGTTGCTAAAAAGAAAAAATACGAGAGTTTAAATTAG
- a CDS encoding YlaH-like family protein: MDVTERLTFFASLYRIDQNPVLGMWLLYITIIILTIIVYKLGFAKKLPIGKSVIIYILLILGCTILTFFGVFLPVAEGLVVAALILIIYKIRLRQQKKAGSTEQG; this comes from the coding sequence ATGGATGTAACTGAGCGACTGACGTTTTTTGCTTCACTATATCGTATTGATCAAAATCCTGTATTAGGAATGTGGCTTTTATATATAACAATTATCATATTAACGATCATCGTATATAAGTTGGGGTTTGCAAAAAAACTGCCAATAGGTAAATCAGTTATTATTTATATTCTCCTTATTCTAGGATGTACGATTTTAACCTTTTTCGGAGTGTTTTTACCTGTAGCAGAAGGTCTCGTTGTAGCAGCATTAATATTAATAATTTATAAAATTAGGCTCCGCCAACAAAAAAAAGCTGGATCAACAGAACAGGGGTAA
- a CDS encoding YlaI family protein, which produces MKVKCVICDKIDILEDNSFLAKRLRNRPLHTYMCETCNNRITKNTEARIETGNFRLYEAKKQEDEW; this is translated from the coding sequence ATGAAAGTTAAATGTGTTATTTGCGATAAAATCGATATTCTGGAAGACAATTCGTTTTTAGCTAAACGGCTGCGGAACCGGCCACTTCATACATATATGTGTGAAACATGCAATAATCGTATTACTAAAAATACCGAAGCACGAATTGAGACTGGGAATTTTCGATTGTATGAGGCAAAAAAACAAGAGGATGAATGGTAA
- a CDS encoding YhcN/YlaJ family sporulation lipoprotein, whose amino-acid sequence MKNFLLILLSVIMLASCGFQQNTTEKKQTSQNNNLTRVKNSTIEHVDRKTGQDISKHLVQLASSIPNVNDATAVVLGKYAIVGIDVNENIERSEVGSIKYSVAESLKNDPYGARAIIIADPDMNARLNEIAEDINDGKPIQGILNELADITGRLIPEVPADVIEPKPKNAPEEPKKKLNRQEQQQLEKEQQDQSNNYKD is encoded by the coding sequence ATGAAAAATTTTTTACTAATTCTCTTATCGGTCATAATGTTGGCAAGCTGTGGGTTCCAACAAAATACAACTGAAAAGAAACAAACTTCACAAAATAACAATTTAACTAGAGTGAAAAACAGTACAATTGAACACGTTGATCGGAAAACCGGCCAGGATATTTCCAAACATTTAGTTCAATTAGCTTCAAGTATTCCAAATGTGAACGACGCTACCGCAGTCGTACTCGGAAAATATGCGATTGTAGGAATTGATGTTAATGAAAATATTGAGCGATCAGAAGTTGGTTCTATTAAATATTCAGTTGCCGAAAGTTTAAAAAATGATCCTTATGGTGCAAGAGCAATCATTATTGCCGATCCGGATATGAACGCAAGACTCAACGAAATAGCCGAAGATATTAACGACGGAAAACCGATTCAAGGAATTTTGAATGAATTGGCAGACATTACAGGAAGATTAATACCTGAAGTGCCTGCGGATGTAATTGAACCAAAACCAAAAAACGCACCAGAAGAACCTAAAAAGAAACTGAACCGTCAAGAGCAGCAACAACTTGAAAAAGAACAGCAAGATCAGTCAAACAATTATAAAGATTAA
- the glsA gene encoding glutaminase A: MSIQSNKELQLLVEKAKRFSKDGKVADYIPALGKEDGNDLAITIYKTDNSYFHAGNFEKKFTLQSISKVLSLALVLMDRGEDYVFQKVGMEPTGDPFNSIAKLETLKPSKPLNPMINAGALAVTNMIKGKDLTEKWERLIQFVRALANDQQITYNEEVARSEFETAHLNRALCFFMKQNNIIEGDVESLIDLYTKQCAIEMNCYDLARIGAVFALNGFDPDSGERLIPEHIVRICKTFMVTCGMYNASGEFAIKVGVPAKSGVSGGIFAVVPNRYGIGIFGPALDEKGNSIAGLKLLEMLANEFEFSIF, translated from the coding sequence TTGAGTATACAAAGTAATAAGGAGTTGCAATTACTCGTTGAAAAAGCAAAGCGGTTTTCTAAAGATGGAAAAGTAGCTGATTACATACCTGCGCTTGGAAAAGAAGACGGAAATGATTTAGCTATTACGATATATAAAACCGATAACAGTTATTTTCATGCCGGTAATTTTGAGAAAAAGTTCACTTTGCAAAGTATTTCAAAAGTATTAAGTTTAGCATTAGTTTTAATGGATCGAGGAGAAGATTATGTTTTTCAGAAGGTAGGAATGGAACCAACTGGAGATCCGTTTAATTCAATTGCAAAGCTTGAAACATTAAAGCCTTCTAAACCGTTGAATCCAATGATTAACGCAGGTGCTTTAGCTGTCACTAATATGATTAAAGGCAAGGATTTAACTGAAAAATGGGAGCGGTTAATTCAATTTGTGAGAGCGTTAGCGAATGACCAGCAAATAACGTACAATGAGGAGGTTGCTCGTTCAGAATTTGAAACAGCACATTTAAATCGAGCCCTTTGTTTTTTTATGAAACAAAATAATATTATTGAGGGAGATGTGGAAAGTTTAATCGATTTATATACGAAACAATGTGCGATTGAGATGAACTGCTATGATTTGGCGCGAATCGGAGCAGTGTTTGCTTTAAATGGATTCGATCCAGATAGTGGTGAAAGATTGATACCAGAACATATTGTTCGAATTTGTAAAACTTTTATGGTTACATGCGGAATGTATAATGCATCAGGTGAATTCGCAATTAAAGTAGGTGTGCCGGCAAAAAGTGGTGTATCAGGTGGAATATTTGCTGTTGTTCCGAATCGTTATGGGATTGGAATATTTGGCCCCGCTCTTGATGAAAAAGGTAACAGTATCGCTGGATTAAAGCTTTTAGAAATGCTTGCTAATGAATTTGAATTTAGTATATTTTAA